A part of Elusimicrobiota bacterium genomic DNA contains:
- the typA gene encoding translational GTPase TypA — MTKMKKNESIRNIAIIAHVDHGKTTLVDYMLKQSGTLKQEKDTPERIMDNLDLERERGITITAKNCSILWKDVKINIIDTPGHADFGGEVERGLKMADGAILLVDASEGPLAQTRYVLKKALEADKKIIVVINKIDRKDARPPEVLDEIYQMFMDLESSDKQFDFPVLYSIGREGIAQKKVDEPGKDLHILFDAILKHIPAPSYDPAEPFQMLVCDLSYSDYFGRLAIGKIVNGTAKNSDKLVCLKEGNRIEPLKVTKVQTYNGVELKETEIVKQGDIVILAGIEDVKIGDTICTKENPKALQRISVDEPTMSMLFCVNTSPFSGREGKLVQSRKIYERLTKETLLNVAIQVESTQDSNAFLVKGRGEFQMEILIETMIREGFELNVGSPKIIYKKENGKLLEPIERLFIDCSDSCIGVVSQKLSNRKAKMDNLINHGTGRVRMEFTIPSRSLIGYRNEFIVDTAGTGVINSYLKGYEEYRGSFSKRTTGSLVADREGKAVTYALHNLEPRGTMFIVPGDPVYEGMIVGEHSRDNDLAVNPCKEKNLTNMRSSTSDYICVLAPARKMTLGQAISFIKDDEMVEVTPLSIRMRKNTLSADTRKKLKSDQFKEAE, encoded by the coding sequence ATAACTAAAATGAAAAAAAACGAAAGCATCAGGAATATTGCTATCATTGCGCACGTTGACCACGGCAAAACCACACTTGTGGACTACATGCTTAAGCAAAGCGGAACGCTCAAACAGGAAAAAGACACTCCCGAGCGCATAATGGATAACCTGGACCTTGAACGGGAACGCGGAATAACCATCACTGCAAAAAATTGCTCCATTTTGTGGAAAGATGTAAAGATAAATATTATTGATACACCCGGCCATGCTGATTTCGGAGGCGAAGTGGAACGGGGTTTAAAAATGGCTGACGGAGCAATTCTGCTTGTGGATGCTTCCGAAGGGCCGCTGGCACAGACCAGGTATGTTTTAAAGAAAGCCCTGGAAGCCGATAAAAAAATTATTGTAGTTATAAATAAAATTGACCGTAAAGATGCCCGCCCTCCGGAAGTGCTTGACGAAATTTACCAGATGTTCATGGACCTGGAATCATCAGACAAACAGTTTGATTTTCCTGTGCTTTATTCAATAGGCAGGGAAGGAATAGCGCAAAAAAAAGTTGACGAGCCTGGTAAGGACCTTCATATACTTTTTGACGCTATTTTAAAGCATATTCCTGCTCCCTCATATGATCCTGCAGAGCCTTTTCAAATGTTAGTTTGTGACCTCAGTTATTCAGATTATTTCGGGCGGCTGGCAATCGGTAAAATAGTAAACGGAACAGCAAAAAACAGCGATAAGCTTGTCTGTCTGAAAGAGGGCAATAGAATAGAACCTTTAAAAGTGACAAAGGTCCAGACTTATAACGGAGTAGAATTAAAAGAAACTGAAATAGTAAAACAAGGCGATATTGTAATTCTTGCGGGCATTGAAGACGTAAAAATTGGGGATACTATTTGCACAAAAGAAAACCCCAAAGCCCTGCAGAGAATCAGCGTTGACGAACCGACCATGTCAATGTTATTCTGCGTGAATACTTCGCCTTTTTCCGGAAGGGAAGGGAAATTAGTCCAATCCAGAAAAATTTATGAAAGGCTAACGAAGGAAACGCTTCTTAATGTCGCCATACAGGTTGAAAGTACCCAGGATTCCAATGCATTTTTAGTAAAAGGCCGGGGCGAGTTTCAGATGGAAATTTTGATAGAAACGATGATCCGGGAAGGTTTTGAACTGAATGTCGGCTCTCCGAAAATAATTTATAAGAAAGAAAACGGTAAATTACTCGAACCTATAGAACGTTTGTTTATTGATTGCAGCGACAGCTGTATCGGAGTAGTTTCTCAGAAATTATCCAACAGAAAAGCAAAGATGGATAATCTTATTAACCACGGCACCGGCAGGGTGCGTATGGAATTTACTATTCCTTCCAGGTCGCTGATAGGTTACCGCAATGAATTTATTGTAGATACAGCGGGCACCGGTGTAATTAATTCCTACTTAAAAGGTTACGAGGAATATAGAGGCAGTTTTTCCAAACGCACTACAGGTTCGCTGGTTGCAGACCGCGAGGGCAAAGCAGTTACCTACGCGTTGCATAACCTTGAACCCAGGGGCACCATGTTTATTGTACCGGGTGATCCGGTTTATGAAGGAATGATAGTAGGCGAGCATAGCCGGGATAATGACCTGGCTGTAAATCCTTGCAAGGAAAAAAACCTTACCAACATGAGAAGTTCTACTTCCGATTATATCTGCGTACTGGCTCCCGCCAGAAAAATGACGCTGGGCCAGGCCATCAGTTTCATAAAGGACGATGAAATGGTAGAAGTCACCCCTCTTTCCATCCGCATGAGAAAAAATACACTTTCAGCAGACACCAGAAAAAAGCTCAAATCCGACCAGTTTAAGGAAGC
- a CDS encoding Gx transporter family protein, protein MDNSSNIQIKKIAMLVSCASVLQIVESMFPHPIPGVRLGFSNIITLIALVDMGFGPALEIAVIRAIISSYVLGTFLSPSFFLSFFGALTSTLVMGACYKVVLKLKTKFLSLTGISLLGAVTHNLTQIIFVYFFLINQKEIFYLLPWLGLSAVIMGWINGLIASRVCKNLADNIGIEATLKEEIANSNSFKYKSYIGGDSFIHDLKPEIKIVIAFFAGICILFTGNIYLYLFLLFFLFAGYVIAELSLVDYIKEISKMWLFLAASFLLPVFFNFTQDGLSAGTRFVLRIILLMSISSLLIKTTAPEKLAAGFKNILSPFQRLGISAHCAQRVGAIIALSWKSMPAVWDKINNLIHSQKVSLKRFPEIIQGLSTVIFLVYKESEK, encoded by the coding sequence ATGGATAACTCATCAAATATTCAAATCAAAAAAATTGCTATGCTTGTTTCCTGCGCTTCTGTACTGCAGATTGTAGAGTCCATGTTTCCGCACCCAATACCCGGCGTCAGGTTAGGGTTTTCTAATATCATAACCCTTATAGCATTGGTTGATATGGGTTTTGGGCCTGCTCTTGAAATTGCAGTAATAAGAGCTATAATAAGCTCCTATGTCCTTGGTACATTTTTATCTCCATCGTTCTTTTTAAGTTTTTTTGGGGCTTTAACCAGCACTCTTGTAATGGGCGCTTGTTATAAAGTGGTTTTAAAATTAAAAACCAAATTTTTAAGCCTGACAGGTATAAGCCTGCTGGGTGCGGTAACTCACAACCTTACACAGATAATATTTGTATATTTTTTTCTGATAAATCAGAAGGAAATATTTTATCTTTTGCCCTGGCTGGGCCTGAGCGCCGTAATTATGGGATGGATTAACGGTTTAATTGCCTCCAGGGTTTGTAAAAACCTGGCTGACAATATTGGAATAGAAGCAACCCTAAAAGAAGAAATTGCAAATAGTAATTCGTTTAAGTATAAAAGCTATATTGGCGGAGACTCGTTTATCCATGATCTAAAACCCGAAATAAAAATTGTTATAGCGTTTTTTGCAGGCATTTGTATATTATTTACAGGAAACATTTACCTTTATCTGTTTTTACTGTTTTTTTTATTTGCGGGCTATGTAATTGCAGAACTTTCCCTTGTGGATTATATAAAGGAAATCAGTAAGATGTGGTTGTTTTTAGCTGCTTCATTTCTTTTGCCGGTATTTTTCAATTTCACTCAAGACGGATTAAGCGCAGGAACCCGGTTTGTTTTAAGAATAATACTTCTCATGTCAATCTCATCTCTTTTAATCAAAACCACAGCTCCTGAAAAATTAGCAGCCGGATTTAAAAATATACTTAGTCCTTTTCAAAGATTAGGAATATCCGCGCACTGCGCGCAGAGGGTTGGCGCTATTATAGCTTTATCCTGGAAATCCATGCCTGCAGTTTGGGATAAAATAAATAATCTAATCCATTCTCAAAAAGTAAGCCTTAAGCGGTTTCCGGAAATAATCCAGGGTTTAAGCACTGTCATATTTTTAGTTTATAAAGAGTCAGAAAAATGA
- a CDS encoding NusG domain II-containing protein, with product MNKEYLFKPAKFDYMLAVLILILGIAGSVPLKANKTDAKKALIYKDNVLVKEIDMPVSSTKYFVIEGTNIEVEVKNNKIRISKVSCPLKVCQHVGWISFPYQTITCLPNRLFIKIIGKSEDNSCDAVAY from the coding sequence TTGAATAAAGAATATTTATTTAAGCCGGCAAAATTCGATTACATGCTGGCTGTACTTATTTTAATTCTAGGTATTGCCGGCAGTGTGCCTTTAAAAGCCAATAAAACGGATGCGAAGAAGGCTTTAATTTACAAGGACAACGTTTTGGTTAAAGAAATAGATATGCCCGTTTCAAGCACAAAATATTTTGTTATCGAAGGCACTAATATTGAAGTTGAAGTAAAGAATAATAAAATCAGAATATCAAAGGTTTCATGTCCCTTGAAAGTTTGCCAGCATGTTGGTTGGATTTCGTTCCCGTACCAGACGATTACCTGCCTGCCGAATAGATTGTTTATAAAGATTATAGGCAAATCTGAAGATAATAGTTGTGACGCAGTAGCTTATTAA
- a CDS encoding FAD:protein FMN transferase codes for MEVWKKNLSALAVLIFISNAGLTSVLPFLPFYVRAVGVPHGQSLEFWSSIIYSISFVFICLMAPVFGMIGDRYGHKLNFMLKISYRVFPIFLAVISISGCGEKSYKETKLLMDTVCEITVISPDKTPAQISIDKAFKEIERIDSLCGYGKNSQVSQINKNAGIKPVVVDKELFNLIEESIKISDLTGGAFDITVGPLGSLWGFNNSNLRLPASGEIKKVLPLVNYKNVIINKDKSTVFLLKPGMKIDLGGIAKKYSLRMVIKKLKENGIKKAMVNLGGDIQVMGGAFKGRPWKIGLQHPRKPGELVTVFRFNDKTIISSGDYERCFFVNGVRYHHIFDPRTGNPAKGIISATILTDGPIAADAMATAVFALGVKRGLEIIKTIPDTEALIISETNKGTVVTLTDGLKKMKLEYNY; via the coding sequence ATGGAAGTCTGGAAAAAGAATTTATCTGCCCTGGCCGTATTAATATTCATATCCAACGCCGGATTAACAAGTGTCCTGCCATTTTTACCTTTTTATGTAAGAGCAGTCGGCGTCCCGCACGGGCAAAGCCTTGAATTCTGGTCAAGCATAATTTATTCAATTAGTTTTGTATTCATTTGCCTCATGGCGCCGGTATTTGGGATGATTGGCGACAGGTACGGGCACAAGTTAAATTTTATGTTAAAAATTAGTTATAGGGTGTTTCCCATTTTTTTAGCCGTTATTTCTATAAGCGGATGCGGTGAAAAATCCTATAAAGAAACAAAACTTTTGATGGATACCGTTTGTGAAATAACTGTAATCAGTCCCGATAAAACCCCGGCCCAAATTTCTATTGACAAAGCGTTTAAAGAAATCGAAAGAATAGACAGCCTTTGCGGTTACGGAAAAAACAGCCAGGTTTCACAGATAAATAAAAATGCTGGAATAAAGCCTGTTGTTGTTGATAAAGAATTATTTAATCTCATAGAAGAATCAATAAAAATTTCTGATTTAACCGGCGGAGCTTTTGATATTACAGTAGGGCCCCTTGGATCCTTATGGGGTTTTAATAATTCCAATCTGCGCCTGCCTGCCTCCGGCGAAATTAAAAAGGTTTTGCCGCTGGTGAACTACAAAAATGTAATCATAAATAAAGACAAGTCTACTGTGTTTTTATTGAAACCTGGCATGAAAATTGACCTGGGCGGAATTGCCAAAAAATATTCTCTGCGGATGGTAATAAAAAAACTGAAAGAAAACGGAATAAAAAAAGCGATGGTTAACCTGGGAGGAGATATACAGGTTATGGGAGGGGCTTTTAAAGGCCGGCCCTGGAAGATAGGTTTACAGCACCCGCGTAAGCCAGGAGAATTGGTAACGGTTTTCAGATTCAATGATAAAACAATAATTTCTTCGGGAGATTACGAAAGGTGTTTTTTCGTTAATGGGGTCAGGTATCATCATATATTTGATCCACGTACAGGAAACCCCGCCAAAGGAATTATCAGTGCCACTATCCTGACTGACGGGCCCATCGCTGCAGATGCAATGGCTACAGCTGTTTTTGCGCTTGGCGTAAAAAGGGGATTAGAGATTATAAAAACTATTCCCGATACTGAAGCTTTGATAATAAGTGAAACCAATAAAGGAACAGTCGTTACTCTTACGGACGGCCTGAAAAAAATGAAACTGGAGTATAATTATTGA